From Nilaparvata lugens isolate BPH chromosome 7, ASM1435652v1, whole genome shotgun sequence, one genomic window encodes:
- the LOC120352207 gene encoding uncharacterized protein LOC120352207, with protein MGVLLNEENIYTLLFADDQVLLAEDEEDMSYMTRQLIEEYKKCGLEISEEKSQYMVVGGEGNSLNIDETTEIANVKECRYLGMTIKDDGRDEREIGYRIAKGKVLTRKLHSILWTDDISERVKKQVFKTIVMSCVTYGAEVWTLTKKLKQRLLAMEMNYWRRCCQLTLRDRVRNEVIREKMKLDRSVVDEVEEKQLQWYGHLRRMSPSRIPRKVYEWIPAERRKRGRPRTVWQQNIEEAMESRGIQQDVWRDRGRWRVECGKRPGRL; from the coding sequence ATGGGTGTACTActaaatgaagaaaatatatatactcTACTATTTGCAGATGACCAGGTCCTCCTAGCTGAAGATGAAGAGGATATGTCATATATGACAAGGCAACTCATAGAGGAGTATAAAAAATGTGGCCTGGAAATCAGTGAAGAGAAATCGCAATATATGGTggttggaggagaaggaaattCATTGAACATTGACGAAACCACGGAAATTGCAAATGTCAAAGAATGCCGGTACTTAGGTATGACAATAAAAGATGATGGACgggatgagagagagattggATACAGGATTGCAAAGGGGAAAGTTTTAACCAGGAAGCtacattcaatactttggacGGATGATATATCTGAAAGAGTAAAGAAACAGGTTTTCAAAACAATTGTGATGAGCTGTGTAACTTATGGGGCGGAAGTATGGACATTAACCAAGAAACTAAAACAAAGATTATTGGCTATGGAGATGAATTACTGGAGAAGATGTTGCCAGCTGACCTTGAGAGATAGGGTGAGAAATGAGGTTATAAGggagaaaatgaaattggacAGGTCAGTGGTggatgaggtggaggaaaaacaaCTGCAGTGGTACGGACATCTCAGAAGAATGAGCCCCAGTCGCATACCAAGGAAGGTATATGAGTGGATTCCGGCTGAGAGGAGGAAACGAGGACGACCACGAACGGTTTGGCAGCAAAACATAGAAGAGGCCATGGAGAGCAGGGGCATCCAACAAGACGTATGGAGAGATAGAGGCAGATGGCGTGTTGAGTGCGGGAAACGGCCGGGAAGGCTGTAA